Proteins co-encoded in one Osmerus mordax isolate fOsmMor3 chromosome 11, fOsmMor3.pri, whole genome shotgun sequence genomic window:
- the napab gene encoding N-ethylmaleimide-sensitive factor attachment protein, alpha b isoform X1, with protein sequence MDNSGKEKEALVLMAEAEKKVKSSQSFFGALFGGSSKMEEACDLYARAANMFKMAKNWCAAGNAFSQAALLHLQMQSKHDAASNFIDAGNSFKKADPQEAINCLNRAIEIYTDMGRFTIAAKHHITIAEVYETELVDIDKAIAHYEQAADYYKGEESISSANKCLLKVATYAAQLEQYPKAIEIYEQVGTYAMDSTLLKYSAKDYFFKAALCHFCVDMLNAKLALQKYEEMFPAFSDSREYKLLKKLLDAYEEQNVEAYTDSVKEYDTISRLDQWLTTMLLRIKKTIQDDESDLR encoded by the exons ATGGATAACtctggaaaagaaaaagaagcattGGTTCTAATGGCTGAAGCTGAAAAGAAAGTTAAATCTTCCCAGTCATTTTTTGGGGCTCTTTTTGG AGGCTCCTCAAAGATGGAGGAGGCCTGTGACTTGTATGCAAGGGCTGCCAATATGTTCAAGATGGCCAAGAATTGGTGTG ctgcaggaaatgccttttctCAGGCTGCCCTCCTTCATCTGCAAATGCAAAGCAAACATGATGCGGCCAGTAACTTCATTGATGCTGGGAATTCTTTCAAAAAGGCTGATCCACAAG AGGCCATAAACTGTCTAAACCGGGCTATTGAGATATATACAGACATG GGAAGGTTCACAATTGCTGCGAAACATCACATTACCATCGCTGAAGTTTATGAGACTGAACTGGTGGACATTGACAAG gcCATTGCTCACTATGAACAGGCAGCAGACTATTACAAAGGGGAGGAATCCATTAG CTCAGCTAACAAGTGCCTTCTCAAAGTGGCAACCTACGCAGCTCAGCTGGAGCAGTACCCGAAAGCTATTGAGATCTATGAGCAG GTTGGAACCTACGCAATGGACAGCACCCTTCTGAAGTACAGTGCAAAGGACTACTTCTTCAAGGCAGCTCTCTGTCACTTCTGTGTGGATATGCTGAATGCCAAA CTTGCTTTGCAAAAGTATGAAGAAATGTTTCCCGCCTTTTCCGATTCTCGAGAATACAAACTGCTAAAG AAACTTTTAGATGCCTATGAGGAACAAAACGTGGAAGCGTATACTGATTCA GTAAAGGAATATGACACTATTTCACGGTTGGACCAGTGGCTCACTACTATGCTTCTTCGTATCAAGAAAACCATACAGGACGACGAGAGCGACCTTCGTTAA
- the napab gene encoding N-ethylmaleimide-sensitive factor attachment protein, alpha b isoform X2: MRPVTSLMLGILSKRLIHKGRFTIAAKHHITIAEVYETELVDIDKAIAHYEQAADYYKGEESISSANKCLLKVATYAAQLEQYPKAIEIYEQVGTYAMDSTLLKYSAKDYFFKAALCHFCVDMLNAKLALQKYEEMFPAFSDSREYKLLKKLLDAYEEQNVEAYTDSVKEYDTISRLDQWLTTMLLRIKKTIQDDESDLR; encoded by the exons ATGCGGCCAGTAACTTCATTGATGCTGGGAATTCTTTCAAAAAGGCTGATCCACAAG GGAAGGTTCACAATTGCTGCGAAACATCACATTACCATCGCTGAAGTTTATGAGACTGAACTGGTGGACATTGACAAG gcCATTGCTCACTATGAACAGGCAGCAGACTATTACAAAGGGGAGGAATCCATTAG CTCAGCTAACAAGTGCCTTCTCAAAGTGGCAACCTACGCAGCTCAGCTGGAGCAGTACCCGAAAGCTATTGAGATCTATGAGCAG GTTGGAACCTACGCAATGGACAGCACCCTTCTGAAGTACAGTGCAAAGGACTACTTCTTCAAGGCAGCTCTCTGTCACTTCTGTGTGGATATGCTGAATGCCAAA CTTGCTTTGCAAAAGTATGAAGAAATGTTTCCCGCCTTTTCCGATTCTCGAGAATACAAACTGCTAAAG AAACTTTTAGATGCCTATGAGGAACAAAACGTGGAAGCGTATACTGATTCA GTAAAGGAATATGACACTATTTCACGGTTGGACCAGTGGCTCACTACTATGCTTCTTCGTATCAAGAAAACCATACAGGACGACGAGAGCGACCTTCGTTAA